The Chitinophaga flava genome has a segment encoding these proteins:
- a CDS encoding PorP/SprF family type IX secretion system membrane protein, with translation MQTVLRAGIMVLLLAIGMHSVAQQNIQFSQYIFNGLSINPAYAGYKEDLYANAIYRHQWAGFPGAPRTGGISLDGVTPASDNKVGLGVQMLFDKSGPQDALSLYGSYSYRIPLDDENTRRLCFGIGAGVTQYSIDGNALRYTDNEDVAIPLGKKSVWVPDARFGIYYYTPRFYAGASVMDLFSLYTDASRYNWKGNNYSTIRKTQHLYITTGAMFPLGDNLQLKPSILIKEDFKGPTNVDINAFLLIGEKLWVGASYRTGVGIWRKTNLQKDLSELDAASVMVEFYATEKLRIGYAYDLTINKMAGYQGGSHEISLGFLIPSKNYTVKNPRYF, from the coding sequence ATGCAAACAGTACTCAGAGCGGGAATAATGGTCTTGCTGCTGGCAATAGGTATGCACAGCGTGGCACAACAGAACATACAGTTCAGCCAGTACATCTTCAACGGGTTGAGTATTAACCCTGCGTATGCTGGTTATAAGGAAGACTTGTATGCGAATGCCATTTATCGTCATCAGTGGGCCGGATTCCCCGGAGCACCCCGTACGGGCGGCATATCGCTCGACGGGGTGACGCCTGCCAGCGACAACAAGGTAGGTTTGGGCGTGCAAATGTTGTTTGATAAATCGGGGCCGCAGGATGCATTATCGCTCTACGGTTCTTATTCGTACCGCATTCCGCTGGATGATGAAAATACACGCCGGCTTTGTTTTGGTATAGGCGCTGGCGTTACCCAGTATTCCATTGATGGTAACGCCCTGCGATACACCGATAATGAGGATGTAGCCATACCCCTGGGTAAAAAGAGCGTGTGGGTACCGGATGCCCGTTTTGGAATTTATTATTATACACCCCGCTTTTATGCCGGTGCTTCCGTTATGGACCTGTTTTCGCTGTATACCGATGCTTCGCGCTACAACTGGAAGGGGAATAACTATTCCACTATCCGCAAAACACAGCACCTGTATATTACTACCGGTGCTATGTTCCCGCTGGGAGACAATCTGCAGCTGAAACCATCCATCCTGATAAAAGAAGATTTTAAAGGGCCTACCAACGTAGACATTAACGCCTTCCTGTTGATTGGAGAGAAGTTGTGGGTAGGGGCGTCTTATCGTACCGGTGTCGGTATATGGAGAAAAACCAATCTGCAGAAAGACCTGAGTGAACTGGATGCAGCCAGCGTGATGGTGGAATTTTATGCCACAGAGAAGTTGCGTATCGGTTATGCTTATGATCTGACCATCAATAAAATGGCCGGTTATCAGGGAGGATCGCATGAAATATCACTTGGCTTTTTGATTCCTTCAAAAAATTATACTGTAAAGAACCCACGGTATTTTTAA
- a CDS encoding OmpA family protein yields the protein MIRCTRMIIPLMFLSAANLYGQEQKSVLQLAEAAYARQEYAMAGALYNRIARQKGDKMPVEQLMKMARSFQEIGYYKEATDIYKEITSRPDRPAGAYFVYGEALRQLEQYEAAKAQYVLFTTSNADSLQLKAAALRGCDSAMVWIGKGAPVQLKPVKELNTPGSDVVSGVVKKGLLLMSNGYRSMALTSGSQAKPPIDKRTEQPYYKAYVYQQYAGDNSNAYLEELVPSLLGKYDYNIGPVCLNSTEDTLYATINIQGKEVPYTGKGLVNGVRQLQIYQSVKKNGKWETPVLLPGINVEGYSSSHAVLSSGGDILYFVSDRPGGQGQTDIWYSEKQADGTWGMPVNCGNQINTVAAETFPTVNEEGILYFSSRGHAGMGGYDIYRVRGAKSAWEAPENMKLPFNSGADDLGLILKRNGYEGYLASNRQGGLGRDDVYYFSDPNYFTRVDRNQEPQPATDNNHTVPSVKPEQPAPVVVKTHTPEEIEDKKKLEELKFLYDYNSTALLTESRRILDQVAAVLKRHPDWKVVISSFTDNRGSDQYNTDLSALRCYAVIDYLANKGIDPKRLYYSNKGESNPVNGCKDGVPCKEADYRQNRRSELRIKW from the coding sequence ATGATACGTTGTACCAGAATGATCATTCCGCTGATGTTTTTGTCTGCCGCCAATCTGTATGGCCAGGAACAGAAAAGCGTATTGCAGTTGGCAGAAGCAGCTTATGCAAGACAGGAGTATGCAATGGCTGGGGCGCTCTACAACCGGATTGCCCGCCAGAAAGGGGACAAAATGCCGGTAGAGCAGCTGATGAAAATGGCCCGTAGTTTTCAGGAGATCGGTTATTATAAGGAAGCCACTGATATATACAAAGAGATTACCAGTCGCCCTGACCGCCCTGCTGGCGCTTATTTTGTATATGGAGAAGCGCTCCGTCAACTGGAGCAGTACGAGGCGGCCAAAGCGCAATATGTTTTGTTCACCACATCCAATGCAGATAGTCTTCAGTTAAAGGCTGCTGCGTTGCGGGGCTGCGACAGTGCTATGGTATGGATCGGAAAAGGAGCTCCGGTGCAATTAAAGCCGGTGAAAGAATTGAATACCCCCGGCTCTGATGTGGTGAGTGGAGTGGTAAAGAAAGGTTTATTGCTGATGTCAAACGGTTACCGCTCGATGGCACTGACCAGTGGCTCGCAGGCCAAACCACCGATCGATAAACGTACGGAACAGCCTTATTACAAAGCATATGTTTATCAGCAATATGCCGGCGATAACTCCAACGCCTATCTCGAAGAGCTGGTACCGTCACTGTTGGGCAAATATGACTACAATATCGGGCCTGTATGTCTGAATAGCACGGAAGACACCCTTTATGCTACCATCAACATACAGGGCAAAGAAGTGCCTTATACCGGTAAAGGTCTTGTGAATGGTGTTCGCCAGCTCCAGATTTATCAGTCTGTAAAAAAGAACGGCAAATGGGAAACCCCGGTACTATTGCCCGGCATCAATGTAGAAGGATACTCTTCCAGTCATGCGGTGCTGAGCTCCGGTGGTGACATACTGTATTTTGTATCTGACCGTCCGGGAGGACAAGGCCAGACAGATATCTGGTACTCAGAAAAGCAGGCAGATGGCACCTGGGGCATGCCGGTTAATTGTGGCAATCAGATAAATACGGTGGCTGCAGAAACCTTCCCCACTGTCAACGAGGAGGGTATTCTTTACTTCTCCAGCAGGGGACATGCGGGGATGGGTGGTTATGATATCTACCGTGTAAGAGGGGCGAAGTCGGCCTGGGAAGCACCGGAGAACATGAAGTTGCCGTTCAACTCCGGCGCGGATGATCTGGGGCTGATATTGAAACGCAACGGTTATGAAGGTTACCTGGCATCCAACAGACAGGGGGGCTTAGGCAGGGATGATGTCTATTACTTCTCAGATCCCAATTATTTCACCAGGGTAGATCGTAATCAGGAACCACAGCCAGCCACGGACAATAACCATACCGTACCATCGGTAAAACCTGAGCAGCCAGCTCCGGTTGTTGTAAAAACACATACTCCGGAAGAGATAGAAGATAAAAAGAAACTGGAGGAACTGAAGTTCCTGTATGATTATAATAGTACAGCACTACTCACTGAATCCCGCAGGATACTGGACCAGGTGGCGGCGGTACTGAAACGTCACCCTGACTGGAAGGTGGTGATCTCTTCCTTTACGGATAACCGTGGCAGTGATCAGTATAACACTGACCTGTCGGCATTACGTTGTTATGCGGTCATCGATTACCTCGCTAATAAAGGTATCGATCCGAAACGGCTCTATTACAGCAATAAAGGAGAAAGCAATCCTGTGAATGGCTGTAAGGACGGTGTGCCATGTAAGGAAGCAGATTACAGGCAGAACAGACGTTCTGAGCTGCGGATAAAATGGTGA
- a CDS encoding peptide MFS transporter: MEKTRNHPAALPFLFLSEMWERFGFYLILGIFQLYLTDTAKGGWGMDRATAADIFGTFIAFVYLTPFLGGLIADRKLGYSKSIIIGGILMGIGYIGLSVHNLTVFYLSLALICIGNGFFKPNISTLLGNVYSDDKYRSRKDVGYNIFYMGINIGAFICNFFAAFLRNTVGWGAAFIAAGIGMFLGVLIFIIGMKHYRHADVRKPVQEGDMPLSRIFSVVFLPAIVVGLGAWFIPGNIFGSDSTDAFIFACIPILLFFVSLLVKADAKDRKPMSALLAIFAVSIVFWAVFKQNGTALTTWAQYYTNREIPAAIQQPAQRLYLVETVANKPDSVTAYDDEFRVVRDAAGKPTKVWDKVVYFKNVAPEKMPAEGQSIGLYNTELFQSINPFFVITLTPLVVLFFALLRKRNREPSTPSKIAWGLLISALSTLMMVGAVYVCSNGAIKASPWWLIGCYGIITVGELFLSPMGLSLVSKLSPARLTSLMMGGWFLATSIGNKLSGILATLWDTYDHKANYFLVNFLLLGGAAAVIFLMLRWLNRIFNEYVK; encoded by the coding sequence ATGGAAAAAACACGTAATCATCCGGCAGCATTGCCATTCCTCTTTCTATCCGAAATGTGGGAACGTTTTGGATTTTATCTGATCCTGGGCATTTTCCAGTTGTATCTGACTGACACGGCAAAAGGTGGCTGGGGCATGGACCGGGCCACTGCTGCGGATATCTTCGGCACTTTCATCGCTTTTGTATACCTGACCCCTTTTCTTGGAGGGCTGATAGCCGACCGTAAACTCGGCTACAGCAAGTCAATTATCATCGGCGGGATACTGATGGGCATCGGCTATATAGGCCTGTCGGTACACAACCTCACCGTTTTTTACCTGTCCCTTGCACTGATCTGTATTGGTAATGGCTTCTTTAAACCCAATATCTCCACGTTGCTGGGGAATGTATATAGTGATGACAAATACCGCAGCCGTAAGGATGTAGGATATAATATTTTTTACATGGGGATTAATATCGGCGCCTTTATATGCAACTTTTTTGCAGCCTTCCTGCGGAATACTGTCGGTTGGGGTGCTGCATTCATTGCCGCCGGTATAGGTATGTTCCTCGGAGTGTTAATTTTCATTATCGGGATGAAACACTACCGCCATGCTGATGTACGCAAACCTGTGCAGGAGGGCGACATGCCGTTAAGCAGGATTTTCTCTGTTGTATTTCTGCCCGCAATTGTAGTAGGACTGGGCGCCTGGTTTATTCCCGGCAACATCTTCGGGTCTGATTCCACTGATGCCTTCATTTTTGCCTGTATCCCGATATTACTGTTTTTTGTATCACTGCTGGTAAAGGCTGATGCAAAAGATCGTAAGCCGATGTCTGCCCTGCTCGCTATTTTTGCGGTATCCATTGTATTCTGGGCTGTATTCAAACAGAATGGCACCGCGCTGACAACCTGGGCCCAATACTATACTAACAGGGAGATCCCTGCCGCCATCCAGCAACCGGCCCAGCGCCTTTACCTGGTAGAAACAGTAGCGAACAAACCCGATTCCGTAACTGCCTATGATGATGAATTCAGGGTGGTACGTGACGCAGCTGGCAAACCCACGAAAGTATGGGACAAAGTAGTCTACTTCAAGAACGTGGCGCCAGAGAAAATGCCAGCTGAAGGACAAAGTATTGGTTTGTATAATACGGAGTTATTTCAGTCCATCAATCCTTTCTTTGTAATCACCCTCACACCGCTGGTGGTCCTCTTCTTCGCATTATTGCGCAAACGGAACAGGGAACCTTCCACCCCGTCAAAAATAGCGTGGGGCCTGCTGATATCGGCCTTATCCACCCTGATGATGGTGGGCGCGGTATATGTATGCAGCAATGGCGCGATAAAGGCATCACCCTGGTGGCTGATTGGCTGTTACGGTATTATAACGGTGGGAGAATTATTCCTGAGCCCTATGGGATTATCCCTGGTGTCCAAACTGAGCCCTGCCCGTCTTACCTCCCTGATGATGGGCGGCTGGTTCCTCGCCACATCTATAGGCAACAAACTATCTGGTATCCTCGCCACTTTATGGGATACCTATGACCACAAGGCCAATTATTTTCTGGTCAACTTCCTGTTGCTGGGAGGTGCAGCTGCGGTGATATTCCTGATGCTGCGCTGGCTGAACAGGATTTTCAACGAGTATGTGAAATAA
- a CDS encoding FAD-dependent oxidoreductase yields the protein MEQLKVIIAGAGLSGLCLAQGLRKSGIDCYVYERDAAFDSRTQGYRIRIDETGQKALSSCLSPALYTTFEKSAAQPAGVYTLDTGMQPLTDKWVDQWIMDEREIPADLKADRHTMRKVLIKGIEDYVFFDSDITGYTVLPDNRVKCLFANGDAREADVLVIANGASSSLIAGCFPGTMLRDTGGVCIYGRVALREKQQLLIGDIIRQGTNVIFDGDMAAIIDVMQFDRAYKNAALPEDYIYWALIGKRSSFGLENDQSLRLAPEILGDCVREGTKRFSPKLNPLFAQTEITAMSIVPVRHSVQGKRFSLSPVTVMGDAIHTMSPAAGLGANTALRDAALLTHSLQQAANGNLQLTEAITHYENQMLEYSAAAIAASERGSKLLYNAGE from the coding sequence ATGGAACAACTGAAGGTAATAATTGCCGGGGCTGGTCTGAGTGGCCTTTGCCTGGCACAGGGACTAAGAAAAAGCGGTATTGACTGTTACGTGTATGAAAGAGATGCTGCTTTCGACAGCAGAACACAAGGCTACCGGATACGCATAGACGAAACAGGACAAAAGGCGCTCTCCTCCTGCCTCTCTCCTGCATTATATACTACGTTTGAAAAGAGTGCTGCCCAACCCGCCGGCGTATACACGCTGGATACAGGCATGCAGCCCCTTACAGACAAATGGGTAGATCAATGGATCATGGATGAACGGGAAATACCTGCCGATCTGAAAGCAGATCGGCATACTATGCGAAAGGTGCTGATCAAAGGAATAGAAGACTATGTATTTTTCGATAGTGATATCACCGGTTATACTGTTCTTCCTGATAACAGGGTAAAGTGCCTGTTCGCCAACGGTGATGCCCGTGAAGCCGATGTGCTGGTGATTGCGAATGGTGCTTCGTCTTCATTGATTGCTGGCTGTTTCCCGGGTACCATGCTGCGGGACACCGGTGGTGTTTGCATTTATGGCAGAGTGGCCTTGCGGGAGAAACAGCAGCTGTTGATAGGAGACATCATACGGCAAGGGACCAACGTTATCTTTGACGGGGATATGGCAGCCATTATAGACGTGATGCAGTTTGACCGTGCTTATAAAAATGCCGCCCTGCCGGAAGACTATATCTATTGGGCGTTGATCGGTAAACGGAGCAGCTTTGGATTAGAGAATGATCAATCCCTAAGGCTTGCACCGGAAATACTGGGAGACTGTGTCCGGGAAGGCACTAAACGATTCTCACCAAAACTAAATCCACTATTTGCCCAAACAGAAATCACTGCCATGTCTATTGTTCCGGTACGGCATTCTGTACAGGGGAAACGATTCAGCCTGTCCCCTGTTACTGTTATGGGAGATGCCATTCATACCATGAGTCCCGCAGCAGGCCTGGGAGCCAATACAGCCCTGCGTGATGCAGCATTATTGACGCACAGCCTGCAACAGGCCGCCAACGGGAATTTACAGCTAACAGAAGCAATAACCCACTATGAAAATCAGATGCTGGAATATAGCGCCGCTGCCATAGCGGCTTCTGAACGGGGAAGCAAATTACTGTACAACGCCGGAGAGTGA
- a CDS encoding AraC family transcriptional regulator gives MSRERSSIPINTLEAAPGADIAIRHLLAPSSADIYQQQAHRDDHYLFLWVERGSCLFMIDFETLPLKAGEIIYVYPGQVHACIEADHAQVTALSVTPQLIHTIYRSTLEAVNGIQRPLLLDTAAAGILRKGLLLLEQLLEQPAHTPFRQQALSGGTDICIGIFAAAFKDSRHEATGSSRPEAIMRQFRTLLVNNYLSVRTPSGYAAAMHISVSYLSETVKQQSGFTVNHWIHQQLILEAKRQLYHTDRTIKEIAHELGFEDHAYFSRLFRKKTGLTPQQFRIECRK, from the coding sequence ATGAGCCGGGAGCGATCATCAATCCCTATCAATACACTGGAAGCGGCTCCCGGAGCTGACATCGCTATCCGGCATCTGCTTGCCCCCAGCTCGGCCGACATTTACCAGCAACAAGCCCACCGCGACGATCACTATCTTTTTTTATGGGTAGAGAGAGGCAGCTGTCTTTTCATGATTGACTTTGAGACATTGCCGCTGAAAGCCGGAGAGATCATTTACGTATATCCGGGACAGGTACATGCTTGTATTGAGGCCGATCATGCGCAGGTGACGGCTTTATCTGTTACCCCACAGCTGATACATACTATCTATAGAAGCACTCTGGAAGCGGTAAATGGAATACAGCGCCCTCTCCTGCTGGATACGGCTGCTGCCGGCATACTCAGGAAAGGCTTGCTGCTGCTGGAACAACTACTGGAGCAACCCGCCCATACACCATTCCGGCAACAGGCATTAAGCGGCGGGACAGATATATGTATCGGGATTTTTGCAGCGGCCTTCAAAGACAGCCGGCACGAAGCCACCGGCAGCAGCCGGCCAGAGGCCATCATGCGCCAGTTCAGGACACTATTGGTAAATAACTACCTGTCTGTCAGAACACCTTCCGGCTATGCTGCAGCCATGCATATCTCTGTTTCTTATCTCAGCGAAACAGTAAAACAGCAATCCGGCTTTACTGTTAATCACTGGATACATCAGCAACTGATACTAGAGGCTAAGCGGCAGTTATACCATACCGACCGTACCATTAAAGAAATTGCACATGAGCTGGGCTTTGAGGATCACGCCTATTTCTCCCGTCTGTTCAGGAAAAAAACAGGACTGACGCCACAGCAGTTCCGTATCGAATGCCGAAAATAG
- a CDS encoding terpene synthase family protein has translation MKKSPLGGIKLPSLSYPFPDLKSTYAGRVETLAKQWLLNDYVNMPDEFKKKSEKYKYWDTNVGHMAARMYPYASFHRLIPISRFLLWGLSNDDMYEDASISELQCIRERAVSILRGHAVRENENELFNQLRLQREEMLEFMPLYWMTRYTNSISAGFEGMQLEYYYKAKMIFPGVDDYLAIREKAVLVFPLIDLIEIQSGHALPDKIFYHPDIQRIASLTCRIVAIANDYFSTWKERGKDVMNLILVLEHQEGLTTTDAYLRAIKIHDDYVTEFCDLSNNLPDFGIYQKTVTKFIDQLGTLISGHYSWYVNDTKRYLV, from the coding sequence ATGAAAAAGTCACCTTTGGGAGGTATTAAATTACCCTCTCTCAGCTACCCATTTCCGGATTTAAAGAGCACTTATGCCGGCAGAGTAGAGACGTTGGCCAAACAATGGCTGCTCAATGATTACGTAAACATGCCGGATGAATTTAAGAAGAAGTCGGAGAAGTATAAGTACTGGGATACCAATGTTGGTCACATGGCAGCCCGCATGTATCCTTATGCCAGTTTTCATCGTTTGATTCCTATAAGCCGCTTCCTGTTATGGGGATTAAGCAATGACGACATGTACGAAGATGCCAGCATCAGTGAATTGCAATGCATCCGCGAACGTGCAGTCAGTATTCTCAGAGGACATGCCGTCCGGGAAAATGAGAACGAGCTTTTTAATCAGCTCAGATTACAACGGGAGGAAATGCTGGAGTTCATGCCGCTGTACTGGATGACCAGGTACACCAACAGTATCAGTGCCGGGTTTGAAGGTATGCAGCTGGAATACTATTACAAAGCCAAAATGATTTTCCCGGGAGTGGATGACTATCTGGCCATTCGGGAAAAGGCGGTCCTGGTATTTCCATTGATAGATTTAATTGAAATACAGAGTGGACATGCACTTCCTGATAAGATTTTTTATCATCCGGATATCCAGCGAATTGCGAGTCTTACCTGTAGGATTGTAGCCATAGCGAATGATTATTTTTCAACCTGGAAGGAGAGAGGAAAAGATGTGATGAATCTTATCCTTGTATTGGAACATCAGGAAGGGCTGACAACAACGGATGCATATCTCCGGGCCATAAAAATTCATGATGATTATGTAACTGAATTCTGTGATTTAAGCAACAACCTCCCCGATTTCGGTATTTATCAGAAGACTGTCACAAAATTTATTGATCAGCTAGGGACATTAATCAGCGGACATTACAGCTGGTATGTCAACGATACTAAAAGGTACCTTGTTTAA
- a CDS encoding hybrid sensor histidine kinase/response regulator — protein MMSPTTNIFLRISEAFKSYIQTGIGKAATSEEKGSIYNINLLNVITGILVLTIGFGYYTIASKSYVIIPVIIEGILFCSMPLVNKFWSVRLANNITYYLHCICACYFGCILGIVVEIQLLIVFFIMAAYLFTQERTDRIIYISCSIGALVAMETNYYYNIIPSLELTRDQSFMFRWSAIFGILTLIMMVIRFYDKRNTESQQKLALANEAKTEFVRTISHEIRVPLNSILQASTILEREVKNNPELEHLYPFIKTLYSSAFLTKSIVNNVLSLAAIEEGKLHSIDNREFNLKRTLENVIDMNHNATSAKRVNVKQLYDDNMPEVILGDELKITQVFNNVLINAIKYTHPKTTIKVSIKQTEGQWMLSVWDNGPGMTPEQVAAIEQEQPFNTTASDLKIEGTGLGLFIARKLIRLLNGSYKIESRPGWGTNFTIFFPLSIPTSKQASNEIKPVVLNLYGYRALIVEDDPLSTMLLKYFLGGSGADVYTASNTSEGIMSANKYKPHIILVDGCMPKAGDGENTIRALRSNPAFDKTMIIGVPGNAFEPDINSLLIAGANACCPKPISHKDLERILYTFTERYQEA, from the coding sequence ATGATGAGCCCTACGACTAATATTTTTTTAAGAATCTCTGAAGCTTTTAAAAGCTATATTCAAACTGGTATCGGAAAAGCCGCGACTTCTGAAGAAAAGGGAAGTATTTACAACATTAACCTCCTCAATGTTATCACGGGTATTCTGGTACTGACTATTGGATTTGGCTATTACACCATTGCCAGTAAGTCATATGTAATCATTCCGGTTATTATAGAAGGGATACTTTTCTGCTCGATGCCTTTGGTAAATAAATTTTGGTCTGTCAGACTGGCCAATAATATCACCTACTACCTGCATTGTATTTGCGCCTGTTACTTTGGTTGTATTCTCGGAATTGTTGTCGAAATACAACTGCTGATCGTTTTCTTCATTATGGCAGCATACCTTTTTACGCAGGAGCGCACTGACAGAATAATTTATATCAGCTGCTCCATCGGTGCCCTGGTAGCCATGGAGACCAATTACTACTATAACATCATTCCCTCATTGGAATTAACCAGGGACCAGAGCTTTATGTTTCGCTGGTCAGCCATATTCGGTATCCTTACCCTGATCATGATGGTTATCCGGTTCTACGACAAACGTAACACAGAATCCCAGCAGAAACTGGCCTTGGCAAACGAGGCTAAAACGGAGTTTGTCAGAACAATCAGTCATGAGATCCGTGTGCCGCTCAACTCCATCCTACAGGCTAGTACCATCCTGGAGCGGGAGGTAAAAAACAACCCTGAACTGGAGCATCTGTATCCTTTTATTAAGACTCTTTACTCTTCTGCTTTTCTTACGAAGAGTATTGTAAATAATGTACTCAGTCTGGCAGCCATAGAGGAAGGCAAATTGCATTCTATCGACAACAGGGAATTTAATCTCAAACGGACACTGGAGAATGTCATTGATATGAATCACAATGCCACATCCGCCAAGAGAGTAAATGTTAAGCAACTATATGATGACAATATGCCTGAGGTGATTCTGGGTGATGAATTAAAAATTACCCAGGTGTTTAATAATGTACTGATAAATGCCATAAAATACACCCATCCCAAAACCACTATTAAGGTTAGCATAAAACAGACAGAGGGACAATGGATGCTTTCCGTATGGGACAATGGTCCGGGTATGACGCCAGAACAAGTAGCAGCAATAGAACAGGAACAACCCTTTAATACAACTGCCTCTGATCTCAAAATTGAGGGTACCGGGCTTGGATTATTCATTGCCAGGAAACTAATCCGTCTGCTGAATGGCAGTTATAAAATTGAGAGCCGTCCGGGTTGGGGTACCAATTTTACAATATTCTTTCCATTGAGTATACCAACCAGCAAACAAGCTTCAAACGAAATAAAGCCTGTTGTACTTAACCTGTATGGATATCGTGCCCTGATAGTAGAGGATGATCCACTATCAACCATGTTGCTCAAATACTTCCTTGGCGGTTCAGGAGCCGATGTATATACTGCCAGTAATACCTCCGAAGGTATCATGAGTGCTAATAAATATAAGCCTCACATTATTCTGGTAGACGGCTGCATGCCCAAAGCTGGTGATGGGGAAAATACGATTAGAGCACTCCGCAGTAATCCCGCATTTGATAAAACAATGATTATAGGTGTTCCGGGAAATGCATTTGAACCGGATATAAACAGTTTATTAATTGCAGGAGCAAACGCCTGCTGCCCGAAACCAATATCTCACAAAGATCTCGAACGCATTCTATACACATTCACAGAAAGATATCAGGAAGCATAG
- a CDS encoding GNAT family N-acetyltransferase, whose translation MNEIKLRKLTATDNTELARMANNKLIWNNLRDRFPHPYSLEDADFFINLVKDEEPCYNFAIEYNGKLAGVITLMPQEDVYRRNAEIGYWIGQEFWGKQIMTQAIALITDYGFKSLQLKRIFTGIFEYNPASMRALEKNGYEKEGIAQQSIYKNGQYWNEHKYAKLNPDL comes from the coding sequence ATGAACGAGATTAAATTAAGGAAGTTAACAGCAACAGATAACACCGAACTGGCCAGGATGGCCAATAACAAACTGATATGGAACAACCTCCGCGACAGGTTTCCACATCCCTATTCTCTGGAAGATGCAGATTTTTTTATCAATCTGGTAAAAGATGAAGAGCCCTGCTACAACTTTGCCATAGAATACAATGGTAAGCTGGCGGGCGTTATCACCCTCATGCCGCAGGAAGATGTTTACCGCCGGAATGCGGAAATCGGCTACTGGATAGGACAGGAATTCTGGGGTAAACAAATTATGACCCAGGCAATAGCATTGATAACCGATTATGGTTTTAAATCCTTACAGCTCAAACGGATATTTACAGGGATATTTGAATACAACCCTGCCTCCATGAGAGCATTGGAGAAAAACGGCTATGAAAAAGAAGGGATCGCCCAACAATCTATTTATAAAAACGGACAATACTGGAACGAGCATAAATATGCAAAATTAAACCCCGATCTGTAA
- a CDS encoding slipin family protein — protein MVTTYSVWMIVVVLFVVILLANAIRILREYERGVVFRLGRLVPPDGVRGPGLILLIPIIDKMVKISLRTVVMDVPSQDIITQDNVSVKVNAVVYFRVIQPNKAVVEVENHLVATSQLSQTTLRSVLGQSDLDDLLSQREKINMKLQQIIDNNTEPWGIKVSNVEVKQIDLPQEMQRAMAKQAEAERERRSKIIAAEGEFQASQRLSDAAKVLSEQPSAITLRYLQTLREISTEKNSTTIFPVPIDLLKPFLNKD, from the coding sequence ATGGTAACAACTTATTCTGTGTGGATGATCGTGGTGGTCCTCTTTGTGGTCATCCTGCTGGCCAATGCAATCCGGATTCTGCGCGAATATGAGCGTGGTGTTGTATTCCGTCTCGGGCGGCTGGTACCACCCGATGGTGTCCGGGGACCCGGTCTGATACTGCTGATCCCTATTATTGATAAGATGGTAAAGATCAGCCTGCGGACGGTGGTGATGGATGTGCCCTCCCAGGATATCATCACGCAGGACAACGTATCTGTTAAAGTCAATGCAGTAGTATACTTTCGCGTGATACAGCCCAACAAAGCCGTTGTAGAAGTGGAAAACCACCTGGTGGCCACTTCCCAGCTTTCACAGACTACCCTGCGTAGTGTACTGGGGCAGTCGGATCTCGACGATCTGCTCTCACAAAGGGAAAAGATCAACATGAAACTACAGCAGATCATCGACAACAATACAGAGCCATGGGGTATCAAGGTGTCTAATGTAGAAGTAAAGCAGATAGACCTGCCACAGGAAATGCAGCGTGCCATGGCTAAACAAGCCGAAGCTGAAAGAGAACGCCGTTCCAAAATCATAGCAGCGGAAGGTGAGTTCCAGGCCTCCCAACGGCTGTCTGATGCCGCCAAAGTACTGAGCGAACAACCCAGCGCCATTACGCTTCGTTATCTGCAAACACTCCGGGAAATCTCTACAGAGAAAAATTCTACCACCATCTTCCCTGTACCCATAGACCTGCTCAAACCCTTTTTAAATAAGGACTGA